The Allofrancisella frigidaquae genome has a segment encoding these proteins:
- a CDS encoding exodeoxyribonuclease III has translation MKITSFNANGIRAATKKGFWGWFKTQNIDFLCIQETKAQFHQLESDPTYFPKGYFYDYKDAIKKGYSGVAIYAKKKPIRVIKEIGIDWADEEGRYIQFDYENFSIASLYLPSGSSGDVRQEYKMQFLAKYTQVLKQQIQSGRDFIVCGDFNIVHKEIDIKNWKSNYGKTSGVLPEEQAWLDHIFYDLGWVDTFRVINQEPLQYTWWSNRGQARAKNVGWRIDYHISTPTLKDKVIPQSDHIYKENWFSDHAPISICYDYEVE, from the coding sequence ATGAAAATAACAAGCTTTAACGCTAATGGAATTCGTGCTGCAACTAAAAAAGGCTTTTGGGGTTGGTTTAAAACTCAAAATATAGATTTTTTATGTATCCAAGAAACGAAAGCTCAATTTCATCAATTAGAATCTGACCCTACATACTTTCCTAAAGGATATTTTTACGATTATAAAGATGCTATAAAAAAAGGCTATAGTGGTGTAGCTATTTATGCTAAAAAGAAACCTATACGAGTAATCAAAGAAATCGGTATAGATTGGGCAGATGAAGAAGGAAGATATATTCAGTTTGACTATGAAAATTTTAGTATCGCAAGCTTGTATTTACCATCTGGCTCTAGTGGTGACGTGCGCCAAGAATATAAAATGCAATTTTTAGCAAAATACACACAAGTATTAAAACAGCAGATACAATCTGGAAGGGATTTTATAGTTTGTGGTGACTTTAATATAGTGCATAAAGAGATAGATATAAAAAACTGGAAATCTAACTATGGTAAAACTTCAGGAGTATTACCAGAAGAACAAGCATGGCTAGATCATATCTTTTATGATTTAGGTTGGGTAGATACTTTTAGGGTAATTAACCAAGAGCCGCTACAATATACTTGGTGGTCTAATCGTGGACAAGCTAGAGCAAAAAATGTTGGCTGGAGGATTGACTACCATATCTCAACACCTACTTTAAAAGATAAAGTAATACCTCAATCAGATCATATCTACAAAGAAAACTGGTTTTCTGACCATGCTCCAATTAGTATTTGTTATGATTATGAGGTTGAGTAA
- the mnmC gene encoding FAD-dependent 5-carboxymethylaminomethyl-2-thiouridine(34) oxidoreductase MnmC, which translates to MRQKIAIIGAGLAGCSLAYELTKISDFDVTLFDKNSQIANDASGNFAGILAPYLTSDNNYSDQFHTLGYKFLLEFVNSYKEELEICNKGVLQILSDEKEQKRYEKIFNKRNIPSNLAKILSANQLSEFIDINTSNQAVYYPNALSLVPKSICQLWLKLSNAKLILDTELVDIKKFDSNGWLLEFDNFNEKFDIVIFAGGYELFKKISYLQKIPVYPSQGQLTVINKAFDIKNTIKDKGYIIPNYKNNLQVIGATFRENNDITAEVRDSDDEYNLFQIKHMLPGLSKADINIVDSRVATRCVTADHLPLVGRLVDYDKFEQGFYKPLSKGYPKSKMPQVEYENGLYLSSGFGSKGLCSSLLAAKVITCQIINQPNVVSNKLLEVLSPQRFWVRSFKKA; encoded by the coding sequence ATTAGGCAAAAAATAGCTATTATAGGGGCAGGGCTTGCAGGTTGTTCTTTAGCTTACGAGCTTACTAAAATAAGCGATTTTGATGTAACGCTATTTGATAAAAATTCTCAAATAGCTAATGATGCTTCAGGTAATTTTGCTGGAATTTTAGCACCATATTTGACTTCTGATAATAATTATTCAGACCAGTTTCATACATTAGGTTATAAGTTTTTATTAGAGTTTGTAAACAGCTATAAGGAAGAGTTAGAAATTTGTAACAAAGGTGTGTTACAAATATTAAGCGATGAAAAAGAGCAAAAAAGATACGAAAAAATATTTAATAAAAGAAATATACCTTCTAATTTAGCCAAAATTTTATCAGCTAATCAACTTTCAGAGTTTATAGATATAAACACTTCAAATCAAGCTGTGTATTATCCTAATGCATTGTCATTAGTGCCTAAAAGTATTTGTCAATTGTGGTTAAAGTTATCAAATGCTAAATTAATTTTAGATACTGAGCTAGTAGATATTAAAAAATTTGATTCTAATGGTTGGCTTCTTGAGTTTGACAATTTTAATGAAAAGTTTGATATTGTTATTTTTGCAGGGGGATATGAGCTTTTTAAAAAAATCTCCTATCTTCAAAAAATTCCAGTTTACCCATCTCAAGGGCAGCTAACTGTTATTAATAAAGCTTTTGATATAAAAAACACAATTAAGGATAAAGGATACATAATTCCAAACTATAAAAATAACCTACAAGTTATAGGAGCAACTTTTAGAGAAAATAATGATATAACAGCAGAGGTTAGAGATTCTGATGATGAATATAACTTATTTCAAATTAAACATATGCTGCCAGGTTTATCCAAAGCCGACATAAATATAGTAGATTCAAGAGTAGCAACAAGATGTGTCACTGCAGATCATTTACCATTAGTAGGCAGGCTTGTAGATTATGATAAATTTGAGCAAGGTTTTTATAAACCTCTCTCAAAAGGCTATCCAAAATCAAAAATGCCACAAGTAGAGTATGAAAATGGTTTATATTTGTCTTCTGGGTTTGGTTCAAAAGGTCTATGTTCATCTTTATTGGCTGCAAAAGTTATTACCTGCCAAATTATCAATCAACCAAACGTAGTTTCGAATAAATTATTAGAAGTCTTGTCACCGCAAAGATTTTGGGTTAGGAGTTTTAAGAAGGCTTGA
- a CDS encoding type II toxin-antitoxin system RatA family toxin: protein MNKVNKFAVVNYSAAQMYDLVNDIKNYPQFLPMCYDVEIFEQTETQAKASLKIKSGFAKLDLATHNTMVKNQHIHLNLISGPFKTLTGDWNFEPQDENSCKVSLDMEFTFENKFVEIALGPVFRGLANKMLEAFCKRAEEVYK, encoded by the coding sequence ATGAATAAGGTTAATAAATTTGCTGTTGTAAATTACAGTGCTGCTCAAATGTATGATTTGGTGAATGATATCAAAAACTATCCGCAATTTTTGCCAATGTGCTATGACGTTGAAATTTTTGAACAAACTGAAACACAAGCAAAAGCTTCTTTGAAAATAAAGTCTGGATTTGCAAAATTAGATCTAGCAACTCATAACACTATGGTAAAAAACCAACATATTCATTTAAATCTAATAAGTGGTCCTTTTAAAACTTTAACAGGTGATTGGAATTTTGAACCACAAGATGAAAATTCGTGTAAAGTTTCTTTAGATATGGAATTTACATTTGAAAATAAATTTGTAGAAATAGCTCTTGGTCCAGTATTCCGTGGTTTAGCAAATAAGATGTTAGAAGCGTTTTGTAAGCGTGCAGAAGAGGTTTATAAATAA
- the typA gene encoding translational GTPase TypA, which yields MLKNLRNIAIIAHVDHGKTTLVDKLLQQSGTLKNRGPEVERVMDSNDIEKERGITILAKNTALNYKDYRINIVDTPGHADFGGEVERVLSMVDSVLLLVDAVDGPMPQTRFVTEKAFAKGLKPIVVINKIDRDGARPDWVVDQVFDLFDRLGATDDQLDFPIIYASAINGFATDDLEKQTTDMSDLFNTIINKVEPPKVDETGPFQMQISSLDYSSFLGTIGIGRIQRGSVKTNTPVTIINADGKKRNGRVLQILGYLGLDRNEVAEASAGDIVCVTGMDGLKISDTLCNPEHLEALPPLSVDEPTISMTFQVNNSPFAGKEGKFVTSRQIKERLEKELIHNVALRVEQLDDPDKFKVSGRGELHLSILLENMRREGFEIAVSRPHVIFKEVNGEKHEPYEHAIINIDEEHQGTVMEKMGLRQGELKNMEPDGKGRVKLEFIIPSRGLIGFYTEFLTITSGSGILNKVFDHYGPMKKQALETRQNGTLVSMCAGKALAFALFNLQERGKMFIGHGTEVYEGMIIGIHSRDNDLAVNPCKGKQLTNVRASGKDDAVVLVTPIKLTLEYALEFIEDDELVEITPQSIRLRKKHLTESDRKKASRGMI from the coding sequence ATGCTTAAAAATTTAAGAAACATTGCTATTATCGCCCATGTAGACCATGGAAAAACAACTCTTGTTGACAAGCTACTACAGCAGTCAGGGACTTTAAAAAATCGTGGTCCAGAAGTTGAAAGAGTTATGGACTCAAATGATATTGAAAAAGAAAGAGGTATTACGATTCTAGCTAAGAATACAGCTCTTAATTATAAAGATTACCGCATTAACATTGTTGATACTCCAGGGCATGCTGATTTTGGAGGTGAGGTTGAGCGTGTACTTTCAATGGTGGACTCTGTACTTTTACTAGTAGATGCTGTAGATGGTCCTATGCCACAAACACGGTTTGTAACTGAGAAAGCTTTTGCGAAAGGATTAAAACCAATCGTGGTTATTAACAAGATTGACAGAGATGGTGCTCGCCCTGACTGGGTTGTTGATCAAGTATTTGATTTATTTGATAGACTTGGTGCTACTGATGATCAATTAGATTTTCCTATAATTTATGCTTCTGCTATAAATGGTTTTGCTACTGATGATCTAGAAAAGCAAACTACTGATATGAGTGATCTTTTTAACACTATTATCAATAAAGTTGAACCACCAAAAGTAGATGAAACTGGTCCTTTTCAGATGCAAATATCATCTTTAGATTATTCAAGCTTTTTAGGGACTATAGGTATTGGTCGTATTCAAAGAGGTTCTGTAAAAACTAACACTCCTGTAACTATAATCAACGCTGATGGAAAAAAAAGAAACGGTAGAGTTTTACAAATATTAGGATATTTAGGTCTAGATAGAAATGAAGTTGCTGAAGCTAGTGCTGGGGATATTGTATGTGTAACAGGTATGGATGGTTTAAAAATATCTGATACTCTATGTAATCCTGAGCACCTTGAAGCTCTACCACCACTGTCTGTAGATGAGCCAACAATTAGTATGACATTTCAGGTTAATAACTCACCTTTTGCTGGTAAAGAAGGTAAATTTGTAACTTCTCGCCAGATCAAAGAAAGGCTTGAAAAAGAATTGATCCATAACGTTGCTTTACGTGTTGAGCAGCTAGATGACCCTGATAAATTTAAAGTTTCTGGACGTGGTGAGTTACATTTATCTATTTTACTAGAAAATATGCGTCGTGAAGGCTTTGAAATAGCTGTATCACGTCCACATGTGATTTTTAAAGAAGTTAATGGTGAAAAGCATGAACCATATGAGCATGCGATTATCAATATAGATGAAGAGCATCAAGGTACTGTAATGGAAAAAATGGGCTTACGTCAAGGTGAGCTTAAAAATATGGAACCAGATGGAAAAGGCCGTGTAAAACTTGAGTTTATAATACCTTCTAGAGGTTTGATAGGATTCTACACGGAGTTTTTAACTATTACATCTGGTTCAGGTATATTAAATAAAGTGTTTGACCACTATGGACCAATGAAAAAGCAAGCTTTAGAAACTCGTCAAAATGGAACTTTAGTATCTATGTGTGCTGGTAAAGCTTTGGCTTTTGCTTTATTTAACCTTCAAGAACGTGGAAAAATGTTTATAGGGCATGGTACAGAAGTTTATGAAGGAATGATTATTGGCATTCATAGTAGAGATAATGATTTAGCTGTAAATCCATGTAAAGGTAAGCAGCTGACCAACGTACGTGCTTCTGGTAAAGATGATGCTGTTGTTTTAGTTACACCTATAAAACTAACTTTAGAATATGCTTTAGAGTTTATCGAAGATGATGAACTTGTAGAAATAACACCTCAATCAATTAGACTTAGAAAGAAACACCTTACAGAAAGCGATCGCAAAAAAGCCTCTAGAGGTATGATTTAA
- a CDS encoding AAA family ATPase: MPYAYIFSGLPGVGKTTLAKNIAKYINAVYYRIDTIEHYLKKEYSDNLTKQGYELAFFLAKENLELGNNVVIDCCNPVNESRKLWNKLSELNFTEIVNIEVLCSDKRIHRNRVELRFEENKNKYPSWQDVLDREYQDWSDKKVITVDTANMKIDDSLEQLIKLLKIKV; the protein is encoded by the coding sequence ATGCCTTATGCTTATATTTTCTCAGGTTTGCCTGGTGTTGGAAAAACTACTTTAGCCAAAAATATAGCTAAATATATCAATGCGGTTTACTATAGAATAGATACTATAGAGCATTATTTAAAAAAAGAATATTCTGATAATTTAACAAAGCAAGGCTATGAATTAGCTTTTTTCTTAGCAAAAGAAAATTTAGAGTTAGGTAATAATGTTGTTATAGATTGTTGTAATCCAGTTAATGAATCTAGAAAATTATGGAATAAATTGTCAGAATTAAATTTTACTGAAATAGTAAACATAGAAGTTTTATGTAGTGATAAACGAATTCATAGAAATAGAGTAGAATTAAGGTTTGAAGAAAATAAAAATAAATACCCTTCTTGGCAAGACGTATTAGATAGAGAATATCAAGACTGGTCCGATAAAAAAGTAATTACAGTTGATACAGCTAATATGAAAATAGATGATTCTTTGGAACAATTAATAAAATTACTTAAAATAAAAGTATGA
- a CDS encoding RnfH family protein, which yields MRVEVIYPLPNEQKSFFVEFINSLTVRQAIEKSKILHKYPELEKIADFKIGIYGEIVDLNDPVNDNDRIEIYRELTIDPKKARMLRAEQKRKKEGIKLFGA from the coding sequence GTGAGAGTAGAAGTTATATATCCACTTCCTAATGAGCAAAAATCTTTTTTTGTGGAGTTTATAAATAGTCTTACTGTTAGGCAAGCTATAGAGAAATCTAAAATTTTACATAAGTATCCTGAATTAGAAAAAATAGCAGATTTTAAAATAGGTATATATGGGGAAATTGTTGATTTAAATGACCCTGTAAATGATAACGATAGGATAGAAATATATAGAGAATTGACTATTGACCCTAAAAAAGCTCGGATGCTAAGAGCTGAACAAAAGCGTAAAAAAGAAGGTATTAAGCTTTTCGGCGCATGA
- the smpB gene encoding SsrA-binding protein SmpB: MSKHKVSSATIAKNKKAFHDYTILEKFEAGIVLKGWEVKSIRAGKVQMVDSHVHVKHGEAWLFNCLITPLLSASTHITPDAAATRKLLLNRREIDKIMGRIEQKGFTCVPLAMYWKGPRVKVEIALAQGKKVHDKRQAQKDKDWAREKDRLFKKVHR, from the coding sequence ATGAGTAAACATAAGGTTTCTTCAGCAACTATTGCTAAAAATAAAAAAGCCTTCCATGACTATACTATTCTAGAAAAATTTGAAGCTGGAATTGTACTTAAAGGTTGGGAAGTTAAAAGTATACGAGCTGGTAAAGTACAAATGGTCGATAGTCATGTGCATGTAAAACATGGTGAAGCTTGGCTTTTTAATTGTCTAATCACTCCTTTACTATCAGCCTCAACGCATATAACACCTGATGCAGCAGCAACACGTAAACTTTTACTTAATCGTCGTGAAATAGACAAAATCATGGGTAGAATTGAACAAAAAGGCTTTACTTGTGTACCACTGGCGATGTATTGGAAAGGTCCTAGAGTAAAAGTAGAGATTGCCCTAGCTCAAGGTAAAAAAGTTCATGATAAGCGTCAAGCTCAAAAAGATAAAGATTGGGCACGTGAAAAAGATAGGCTATTTAAAAAGGTACATCGCTAA
- the ttcA gene encoding tRNA 2-thiocytidine(32) synthetase TtcA, which yields MTKTEKKLRHYITKAVADFDLLQKGDKVMLCLSGGKDSFGLLKVLHGLIEDKTYDIDLHVYTLDQSQPGWDDSQLRKYLDDLGVSYEIETKNTYGVVVDKVPEGKTYCSLCSRLRRGNIYRYAKDNKMDKVVLGHHRDDLIESLLMSILYQGQIKSMPPKFVTQDGENTVIRPMVLVQERDLIEFAKEENFPIIPCNLCGSQENLKRKKVKKLIQDLAHENPKVPSNILNSLSNVLPSHLMDKDLLSE from the coding sequence ATGACAAAAACTGAAAAAAAATTACGTCATTATATTACTAAAGCTGTTGCTGATTTTGACCTTTTACAAAAAGGTGATAAAGTTATGCTTTGTCTGTCTGGAGGTAAGGACTCTTTTGGCCTATTGAAAGTTTTACATGGGCTAATTGAAGATAAGACCTATGATATTGATCTTCACGTGTATACACTAGATCAATCTCAACCAGGGTGGGACGATAGTCAGCTTAGAAAATATCTTGATGATTTAGGTGTATCTTATGAAATCGAGACAAAAAACACTTACGGTGTAGTTGTTGATAAAGTACCAGAAGGTAAAACTTATTGTTCGCTCTGCTCTAGATTGCGTCGTGGCAATATCTATAGGTATGCAAAAGATAATAAAATGGATAAGGTGGTTTTGGGACACCACCGTGATGATTTAATCGAATCTTTGCTTATGTCGATACTGTACCAAGGACAAATAAAATCAATGCCACCAAAGTTTGTAACTCAAGATGGTGAAAATACTGTTATTCGTCCAATGGTATTAGTTCAAGAACGTGATCTTATAGAATTTGCAAAAGAAGAAAATTTCCCAATAATTCCATGTAACCTCTGTGGTTCACAAGAAAATCTAAAGAGAAAGAAAGTCAAAAAACTTATCCAAGACTTAGCACATGAAAATCCTAAAGTACCAAGTAATATTTTAAACTCTCTTTCGAATGTTTTACCAAGTCATTTGATGGATAAAGATTTATTAAGTGAATAA